A genomic window from Coccinella septempunctata chromosome 9, icCocSept1.1, whole genome shotgun sequence includes:
- the LOC123320606 gene encoding uncharacterized protein LOC123320606 yields the protein MKKSFIRKVKRLTHQTLLISRNNVTEEHNITDLSVYDQNAEKTLDSYSNETIEALPTSERSSIASEWISIPSNVLENASLPGPSQSDSLSFQEEIKLWAVKNQITHKAVEELLTILRKQPGLDGIPKSARSFLSTVREVKTRVVSPGTYCHLGIEKVLSDFFRMHKLIPPENLEIAVNIDGLPLSKSSGSQVYPILGVILNLNITVQNVVLIGLY from the coding sequence atgaaaaaaagttttattagaAAAGTGAAAAGGTTGACCCACCAAACATTGTTGATTTCCCGAAACAATGTTACTGAAGAGCACAATATAACTGATTTGTCAGTGTATGACCAGAACGCTGAAAAAACATTAGATAGTtattctaatgaaacaattgagGCTTTGCCTACATCAGAACGTAGTAGCATTGCTTCTGAATGGATATCAATACCAAGTAACGTATTGGAAAATGCTTCTCTCCCAGGACCAAGTCAAAGTGATAGCCTGAGttttcaagaagaaattaagctgtgggcagtgaaaaatcaaataactCATAAAGCGGTTGAGGAGCTACTGACTATTCTCAGGAAACAACCAGGCTTAGATGGTATTCCAAAAAGTGCTCGATCTTTCTTATCAACAGTTCGTGAAGTAAAAACTAGAGTTGTGAGCCCTGGTACATACTGTCATCTGGGCATTGAAAAGGTACTGAGTGATTTTTTCAGGATGCATAAACTGATACCTCctgaaaatcttgaaattgctgTAAATATTGATGGACTCCCATTGAGTAAGAGTTCTGGTAGTCAAGTGTATCCTATTTTAGGGGTGATCTTGAATTTGAACATAACAGTTCAAAATGTTGTTTTGATTGGTTTATACTGa